The Mesobacillus boroniphilus region TACCCCGACATTTAACGGGGTTAACATGTTGTTAACGATTTTTTTCGCGGTTGTAGGCTAGATTTTTCGGGGATATGTTATAAGCAATAGTTATTTTTGAATTTTAAAAATATTTAAATGGAGGTGGCTTCCTTGAACGGAGCTGTCGTAATGGAAAGCAAGACGAATAAGAAGGTTTTTTGGGGTGCCCTGGCCGCAGGACTTCTTGCGCTTGGAATCTTGCTGGTGTCATTCGGATTGTCAGGCGTGGCTTACGCTGTACCGATTGCCGGGGTTGGCGATTTTTATGTTGAGTTCGATAAGCTAGAAGGAGAAGGCTATAAATTCTATCCAAAACTTGGGGAAACGAGTAATTCAGACGCTACGCCACAAGGAACAAATATCATTGAAAAACTGACAATCGATAACCTGCAATTATACAAGGATTTTCAAGTAGGCGGGGAATGGATCCGAGTAAAAATCCAGGCATCAAAACCTGTACAGATTTCAGGTCTCCAGCATGATGCCGGGTTGATTGAAGCGAACGCCAAATTCCAAAACCTTGCGCTCGAAGAAAACAACAGCACCGATTGGACAAAGCAATTCCAGCAGACATCAAGTACCATCATCCTTGAGAATGCCAAGTTGAAGACACATTACTTATTCCAGGAAACCATCAATATGGCCGGCATGAAACTGACAGTGGAAAAAATCGATAAGAAATAATCGAGGTGATAAGGAATGGTTTTTAAAAAGTGGAGGCATACGAGGCCTTTTTTTGGAGCGATTTTAACTATCTTGAGCGGCCTGATGATTTTATGGGTGCCATTGAACCTGTATCTCAGCACCTTTCTCCCGGGATCGGTCGCCGTCATCGGCTTGCTGTTTGGCGGGCTGATAACGCTGATAGGACTGATGTCTTTCTTTTTACCAAGTGCCTCAAAAGCATTGGGCATCATTGTGATTTTCCTGTCAATTCTATCCGTTATCGGCGCTCTGGGCGGCTTCCTGTTCGGAACGATATTTGGAATCATCGGCGGGGCATTGCTGACAGCCTGGCGGATGGTGCCGGCCGAGGAATCAGCAGGGAGGCCAAGCTCGGACGTGCCTGCGCAGCCTGCCAAAACGGGGTAAAGGGGAGACGAAATGAAGGTTGTAAAACATCGATTATTTTTAATAGTGATGTGCATTCAGCTTGCTGCATTATCCTTATTCCCTTTTATCGAAGAAGTGAATGCAGCCGCCAATGACAAAGAGGGGTTTATCATCCAGGCTGACAGAGTGGTGGGTGAAAATATGAAAGCAATGGTTGTGGCCGGCGAGACATCCGGATCTAATGCCAAGCCGATGCTGCGGATTACCTACGAATCAGCACAGATTTATGGCATGAGGCTGACAAAACAATTCGCGACACCTGGAGGGACTGTGAGCATCACAATGAAAGCAAGCGGTCCGGTCCATATAAAAGGAATGCAGGTCGATGCCAGTGCCATTTCATTCAAGGGAGCATGCATCTATGCAGCAAAGGTAATTCCGGATGCTGCACTTGAAGGAGTGACAATGGTTGCTCATTCGATGAATGCAGCCAACAGCAGCCTCGACCAGTTAAAGCTGCAGACTGTAAATGGAAACGGCGGGGTCCAGAAGCCAGGCACATTGAAAATTTTACAGGATCTCGGATCGATGCCATTTGAACAGATGAATAAGGAAATCAAGAAAATCACCTCCGAACAACTTCCGCTTACGTGCGAAGGCACTCCTGTGGAAGATGAACTATCTTCGGAAGTGGAGGATAAAGTGTCTAAGCCATTCGACTTGCTTGATGAAGTAACCGATGGAACAATCGGCAAAGTGACCGATCCGTTTGAAGATACGGTAGGCAAAGTGACAGACTCACTTAAAGATACAATTGGCAAAGTGACCGATCCATTAAAAGATACAATAATCAAGGTAACAGACCCGATAGAGGGTACGGTCGGTAAGGTAACAACTCCTGTGGAAGAAACAGTCGGCAAGATGACAGAGCCTGTAAAAGAGGTCGTCAAGGAAACGACGGACACGGCCAAAAAAGTGACAGAGCCTGTGGTCGAGCCGGTGAAAAAGACAGTGGACGAAACGGCCAAAACAGCATGTGAAAAGCTGAAGGCAGCCAATGGAGAGATTACTAAGGAGTTGGCGCTGGAATTGATCGACAAGGCACTGAAAGAGAACAAAATGATTGATGAACTATGCCCGGAAGATGCGATATTGACCGCACAGCTTGAAAACTGGACAGAAGGACTGCTCGATTCTCTCGAACTTTTGTCACTTCTCAGGTTGAAGCCAAGCGAGGAAGAACAGCTGAAGAAGATGAGGGAGGCTATTTTAAAAAAGCCTGATGGATCGATAATAGAGTTTTAACTTTTTACACAGAAAAGGCAGAGGATGG contains the following coding sequences:
- a CDS encoding DUF6230 family protein; translation: MNGAVVMESKTNKKVFWGALAAGLLALGILLVSFGLSGVAYAVPIAGVGDFYVEFDKLEGEGYKFYPKLGETSNSDATPQGTNIIEKLTIDNLQLYKDFQVGGEWIRVKIQASKPVQISGLQHDAGLIEANAKFQNLALEENNSTDWTKQFQQTSSTIILENAKLKTHYLFQETINMAGMKLTVEKIDKK
- a CDS encoding DUF6114 domain-containing protein, giving the protein MVFKKWRHTRPFFGAILTILSGLMILWVPLNLYLSTFLPGSVAVIGLLFGGLITLIGLMSFFLPSASKALGIIVIFLSILSVIGALGGFLFGTIFGIIGGALLTAWRMVPAEESAGRPSSDVPAQPAKTG